A DNA window from Aspergillus nidulans FGSC A4 chromosome I contains the following coding sequences:
- a CDS encoding protein clrA (transcript_id=CADANIAT00007239) — protein MSSSPERDREGILDSTSASLNELINKKRSNSEATEYPRRRATIACQICRLRKTRCNGARPKCQLCTDLDAECVYREPGIKLDAGDKLIIERLARIEGLLQTSLAAQNSQLTLSSTSPATSNGTNVGSDDTVAKASTHLAVTGRTTSIVGLASWANPPTSISTMPRVHTTPALNLLKWPLIRDLVARPYDSQTLLQLEMAREPLKMTPPMAVDLSCAPLYIRTFFEKVNVWYACVNPYTWSKYYDAAVSLSFREGPESCVVLLVLALGCAAQCGSIALISTDRDPPGVPYFIAAWNLLPSVMMRNSVVAAQCIILAAAYLFYLVRPLEAWTLLSNASMKLQLLFGNPSRVPVQWRELSVRVYWNALLYESDLLAELDLPHSGIVNFEELVDLPGGFDEIEDDEDEDDGDTGNKLVSPIGCDELWYFLAEIALRRLLNRVSHMLYQKDNSLTLASLAPIVSELDFQLSQWYEGLPQPVRFPLSHAPISHPVQTVLRLRYFACRTIIYRPYILAVFENEQASGDSWVRECCRRCLEATLYQLESVTTHREGHLPYLWQGALSMVSQSLLIMGATMSPALSSLLPPTLRVDEIISSVIVEVDRYAHLAPSLKLSSEILRDAERRRQICLRSSGSRV, from the exons ATGTCTTCCTCTCCGGAGAGAGATAGGGAAGGAATCTTGGATTCCACCTCAGCTTCACTAAACGAGTTAATAAACAAGAAGCGCTCCAATTCCGAAGCAACAGAATATCCTCGAAGGCGCGCAACCATCGCT TGTCAAATCTGTCGTCTACGAAAGACGAGGTGCAACGGAGCTCGTCCAAAGTGCCAGCTCTGCACTGACCTTGATGCAGAATGCGTCTACCGAGAACCTGGGATCAAGCTGGATGCTGGGGACAAATTGATCATTGAAAGACTTGCAAGAATTGAAGGGCTCTTACAAACCAGCTTAGCAGCACAAAACTCACAGCTTACGTTGTCTTCGACTTCTCCCGCAACCAGTAACGGAACCAACGTTGGGAGCGACGACACGGTTGCGAAAGCGTCAACTCATCTGGCGGTAACCGGGAGAACTACTTCCATTGTAGGACTCGCCTCATGGGCGAACCCGCCGACAAGCATATCGACCATGCCGAGAGTACACACCACGCCTGCATTGAACCTTTTGAAATGGCCCCTGATCCGGGACTTAGTGGCTCGACCATATGATTCCCAGACCCTTTTGCAGTTGGAAATGGCTCGCGAACCGCTGAAAATGACACCTCCTATGGCCGTAGATCTATCTTGTGCGCCGCTTTATATCAGAACCTTCTTTGAGAAAGTCAACGTCTGGTACGCCTGTGTTAATCCATACACCTGGTCAAAATACTATGACGCCGCTGTATCCCTCAGCTTTCGAGAGGGTCCAGAGAGCTGTGTTGTTCTCTTGGTTCTAGCTCTTGGTTGCGCCGCTCAATGCGGCAGTATTGCTTTAATATCAACCGACAGAGATCCTCCTGGCGTGCCGTATTTTATAGCGGCCTGGAATCTTCTACCATCAGTCATGATGCGTAATTCAGTCGTCGCCGCCCAATGTATCATCCTGGCCGCTGCTTACTTGTTCTACCTGGTTCGACCACTCGAGGCCTGGACACTACTTTCGAATGCCAGCATGAAGCTACAACTATTATTCGGCAACCCGTCTCGTGTGCCTGTCCAGTGGAGAGAGCTGAGTGTTAGAGTGTACTGGAACGCCCTACTGTACGAAAGTGATTTGTTGGCCGAATTGGATTTACCGCACTCTGGAATCGTGAATTTTGAAGAGCTGGTAGATCTTCCGGGCGGGTTTGATGagatcgaagatgatgaagacgaagacgacggcgATACTGGCAACAAACTGGTCAGTCCCATTGGTTGCGACGAACTCTGGTATTTTCTAGCCGAGATCGCCCTTAGAAGGCTACTCAATCGAGTCAGTCATATGCTCTATCAGAAAGACAACAGCCTGACACTGGCTTCTCTAGCGCCAATCGTCTCAGAGTTGGATTTTCAGCTGTCCCAATGGTATGAAGGCCTACCTCAGCCCGTCAGATTTCCTCTGTCCCACGCTCCTATATCACATCCAGTGCAGACTGTCCTCCGACTAAGATACTTTGCCTGCCGGACGATCATCTACCGACCGTACATCCTGGCTGTCTTCGAGAACGAGCAAGCTTCAGGGGATTCGTGGGTGAGGGAATGTTGCCGGCGTTGCTTGGAGGCTACGCTTTATCAGCTGGAAAGCGTAACCACCCATCGTGAGGGTCATCTCCCGTATTTGTGGCAGGGCGCTCTATCAATGGTCTCGCAGTCACTTCTAATCATGGGCGCAACTATGTCCCCTGCGCTCTCAAGTCTACTCCCCCCTACTTTGCGCGTGGACGAAATTATATCCAGCGTTATAGTGGAGGTCGACAGGTATGCGCATCTTGCGCCAAGTCTCAAGCTATCCTCAGAAATCCTCCGTGACGCCGAAAGGCGGCGTCAGATTTGTCTCAGATCCTCGGGAAGCAGAGTATAA